Proteins from one Triticum aestivum cultivar Chinese Spring chromosome 7A, IWGSC CS RefSeq v2.1, whole genome shotgun sequence genomic window:
- the LOC100682524 gene encoding protein disulfide isomerase-like 1-5 encodes MRATRLLAAAALLAALLAVSAAAAKLDLDEVDDSEVLEALLAVDEEEEDAAPPGGGGGAEAVRRTQSMVLVLDNDNAARAVRDHPELLLLGYAPWCERSAKLMPRFAEAAAALRAMGSAVAFAKLDGERFPKAASTVGVNGFPSVLLFVNGTEHAYTGLHTKDAIVTWVRKKTGTPVIRIESKDSAEELLKKGQTFALGLFKNYEGTDHEEFMKAATAENEVQFVETNDRNVAKILFPGIASEEQFLGLVKSEPEKFEKFDGAFEEKEILQFVELNKFPLITVFTDLNSAKVYSSPIKLQVFTFAEAYDFEDLESIVQEVARGFKTKIMFIYVDTAEENLAKPFLTLYGLEGDKPTVTAFDTSKGAKYVLEADINAKNLKEFSLSLLDGTLPPYFRSEPVPQEEGLVEKVVGRTFDSSVLQSPHNILLEAHAPWCVDCEAISKNIEKLAKHFSGLDNLKFARIDASVNEHPKLQVNNYPTLLLYPAEDKTNPIKLSKKLSLKDMARFLKEKLQISDVEIKEKLQTPNIETVAAADNVKDEL; translated from the exons atgagGGCGAcgcggctcctggcggcggcggcgctcctcgcCGCGCTGCTCGCGGTGtccgcggcggcggcgaagctcgatCTGGACGAGGTGGACGACTCGGAGGTGCTGGAGGCGCTGCTGGccgtggacgaggaggaggaggatgcggcgccgccgggcggtggcgggggcgcggaggcggtgcggcggacgcagtccaTGGTGCTGGTGCTCGACAACGACAACGCGGCGCGCGCCGTGCGGGACCACCCGGAGCTGCTGCTCCTCGGCTACGCGCCCTGGTGCGAGCGCAGCGCCAAGCTCATGCCGCGCTTCGCCGAGGCCGCCGCGGCGCTGCGCGCCATGGGGAGCGCCGTCGCCTTCGCCAAGCTCGACGGGGAGCGGTTCCCCAAGGCCGCCTCCACCGTCGGGGTCAACGGCTTCCCCTCCGTGCTCCTCTTCGTCAACGGCACCGAGCACGCCTACACCGGCCTCCACACCAA GGACGCGATAGTTACTTGGGTTAGAAAGAAGACCGGCACGCCAGTAATTAGGATTGAGTCGAAGGATTCAGCTGAGGAACTTCTTAAGAAGGGCCAGACATTTGCTCTTGGCTTATTCAAGAATTACGAG GGAACCGACCATGAAGAATTTATGAAGGCAGCGACTGCTGAAAACGAAGTACAATTTGTAGAGACCAATGATAGGAATGTGGCCAAGATTCTTTTTCCAGGGATTGCATCTGAAGAACAATTCCTGGGCCTTGTGAAAAGCGAACCAGAGAAGTTCGAAAAGTTTG ATGGAGCATTTGAAGAAAAGGAGATATTGCAGTTTGTGGAGCTTAACAAGTTCCCACTAATTACTGTATTCACTGATTTAAACTCAGCTAAAGTCTATTCAAGCCCAATTAAGTTGCAG GTCTTCACCTTCGCAGAGGCTTATGATTTTGAAGATCTTGAATCTATTGTTCAAGAGGTGGCCAGAGGATTTAAGACAAAG ATAATGTTTATATATGTGGACACTGCTGAAGAAAACCTTGCAAAACCATTCCTGACTCTTTATGGCCTTGAAGGAGATAAACCTACT GTTACAGCATTTGATACGAGCAAAGGTGCTAAATATGTGTTGGAGGCAGATATTAACGCGAAGAACCTAAAG GAGTTCTCCTTAAGCCTTTTGGATGGTACACTGCCTCCATACTTCCGCTCAGAACCAGTACCACAAGAA GAGGGACTTGTTGAAAAGGTTGTTGGACGTACATTTGATTCTTCTGTCCTGCAAAGCCCTCACAATATTCTCCTCGAG GCTCATGCACCTTGGTGTGTTGACTGTGAAGCCATCAGTAAAAACATTGAGAAGTTGGCCAAGCATTTCAGTGGTTTGGACAATCTTAAATTTGCACGCATTGATGCTTCGGTGAATGAACATCCAAAATTGCAG GTAAACAATTACCCCACACTCTTGCTTTATCCTGCTGAAGACAAGACCAACCCG ATCAAACTTTCAAAGAAATTAAGCCTGAAAGACATGGCGAGATTCCTCAAGGAGAAGCTGCAGATTTCGGACGTCGAAATTAAGGAGAAGCTCCAAACTCCTAACATTGAAACAGTAGCTGCCGCTGACAATGTCAAGGATGAGCTATAG